One window from the genome of Sandaracinaceae bacterium encodes:
- a CDS encoding acyl-CoA dehydrogenase, with protein sequence WGGNGFMWDNPAGQLYRDGRLGSIGGGADEVMLGIICKTMGTLPGR encoded by the coding sequence CTGGGGCGGCAACGGCTTCATGTGGGACAACCCCGCGGGCCAGCTCTACCGCGACGGGCGCCTCGGCTCCATCGGCGGCGGCGCCGACGAGGTCATGCTGGGCATCATCTGCAAGACCATGGGCACGCTGCCCGGCCGCTGA
- a CDS encoding Mrp/NBP35 family ATP-binding protein yields the protein MSELTQAALESALAAVVDPTFGRPLGELGTLSGVTLSGTVGAAHVQLSSPAEEVKLAVKQAIDKAAGAIGVTLVEVTFSVKVPTRDATSEDPLPGVKNVILVMSGKGGVGKSTVATNLALALRRMGTRVGLLDADLYGPSLPTMLGITGRPHSTDGKRIEPLQRFGLKLMSIGFLLDEPKQAVIWRGPMLHGALQQFVNDVDWGDLDYLVLDLPPGTGDVALTLAQKVKVTGAVVVTTPQEVALADVYKGVSLCQKVNIPILGVVENMSFFIDSAGVKQEIFGSGGGLKVAEYAKAPLLGQIPIDSLVREWGDKGTPVVQSAPESSAGQAFAAVADALATLIAKQHFDRTGKSTAPATEGRKRLKIMR from the coding sequence ATGTCCGAGCTCACGCAAGCCGCCCTCGAGTCCGCCCTCGCCGCCGTCGTCGACCCCACCTTCGGGAGGCCGCTCGGCGAGCTGGGCACGCTGTCCGGCGTCACGCTGTCGGGCACCGTGGGTGCCGCGCACGTGCAGCTCTCCTCGCCGGCCGAGGAAGTGAAGCTGGCGGTGAAGCAGGCCATCGACAAGGCCGCGGGCGCCATCGGCGTGACGCTGGTGGAGGTGACCTTCAGCGTGAAGGTGCCCACGCGCGACGCCACCAGCGAAGACCCGCTGCCGGGCGTGAAGAACGTCATCCTGGTGATGAGCGGCAAGGGCGGCGTGGGCAAGAGCACGGTGGCCACCAACCTGGCGCTGGCGCTGCGCCGCATGGGCACGCGCGTGGGGCTCCTGGACGCCGACCTCTACGGGCCCTCGCTGCCCACCATGCTGGGCATCACGGGCCGCCCGCACAGCACGGACGGCAAGCGCATCGAGCCGCTGCAGCGCTTCGGGCTCAAGCTCATGAGCATCGGCTTCCTGCTGGACGAGCCGAAGCAAGCCGTCATCTGGCGCGGGCCCATGCTGCACGGCGCGCTCCAGCAGTTCGTGAACGACGTGGACTGGGGCGACCTCGACTACCTGGTGCTGGACCTGCCGCCCGGCACGGGCGACGTGGCGCTCACGCTGGCGCAGAAGGTCAAGGTCACCGGCGCCGTGGTGGTGACCACCCCGCAAGAGGTGGCGCTGGCCGACGTGTACAAGGGCGTCTCGCTCTGCCAGAAGGTCAACATCCCCATCCTGGGCGTGGTGGAGAACATGAGCTTCTTCATCGACAGCGCGGGCGTGAAGCAGGAGATCTTCGGCTCGGGCGGCGGCCTCAAGGTGGCGGAGTACGCGAAGGCGCCGCTGCTCGGGCAGATCCCCATCGACAGCCTGGTGCGCGAGTGGGGCGACAAGGGCACGCCGGTGGTGCAGTCCGCGCCCGAGTCGTCGGCCGGGCAGGCGTTCGCGGCCGTGGCCGACGCGCTGGCCACGCTCATCGCCAAGCAGCACTTCGACCGCACGGGCAAGAGCACGGCGCCGGCCACCGAGGGCCGCAAGCGCCTGAAGATCATGCGCTGA
- a CDS encoding beta-ketoacyl-[acyl-carrier-protein] synthase family protein encodes MSEAVAITGWGAVSALGVGRAALWPALRDGRTGIRAIERFSTEALTVHRGGCVPGYDAPDESPAALCDTFSWLAAEEALRHAGRWGCPLSRADGARAALVFGTSIIVDTTLERPAARLAEKLGLGGPVFTVSTACTSSTYAIGLARDLLLDERQGVDLVLAGGADVLTIELQAGFHALGVLTRETCQPFGRVKGTSLGEGAGFVVLERRAQAKERTRATLLGYGLSGDAYHETSPEPRGRGVLQATRAALRDARVDVGSVRYVNLHGTGTEANDPAECMAMREVFGAEGVERALFSSTKGHLGHAQGAAGVLELVATLEALEHGHFPGTAGLDALRPSVNLPVLSGARVAVDPSAPFVSCNSAFAGSNAALVVAHGSPLGAGESASPAPAHPRLPPLFVHGVFVDVAERHLTELRAPARADTRGHDRATQPCCTASGRARPHRARAARRRPRAHRAVRGHAAAVAREQRRVP; translated from the coding sequence ATGAGCGAGGCGGTCGCCATCACCGGCTGGGGTGCGGTGTCGGCGCTCGGGGTGGGGCGCGCGGCGCTCTGGCCGGCGCTGCGCGACGGGCGCACGGGCATCCGCGCCATCGAGCGCTTCTCCACGGAGGCGCTCACGGTGCACCGCGGGGGCTGCGTGCCGGGCTACGACGCGCCCGATGAGTCGCCCGCGGCGCTGTGCGACACGTTCTCGTGGCTGGCCGCCGAGGAGGCGCTGCGGCACGCGGGGCGCTGGGGCTGTCCGCTGTCGCGCGCCGACGGTGCACGGGCGGCGCTCGTCTTCGGGACCAGCATCATCGTGGACACCACGCTCGAGCGCCCGGCTGCGCGCTTGGCCGAGAAGCTGGGGCTCGGCGGCCCTGTCTTTACGGTCAGCACGGCGTGCACCTCGTCCACCTATGCCATCGGGCTCGCACGCGACTTGCTGCTGGACGAGCGCCAGGGCGTGGACCTGGTGCTGGCGGGCGGCGCCGACGTGCTCACCATCGAGCTGCAGGCGGGCTTCCATGCCCTCGGCGTGCTCACGCGCGAGACCTGCCAGCCGTTCGGGCGGGTGAAGGGCACCAGCCTCGGCGAGGGCGCCGGCTTCGTGGTGCTGGAGCGCCGCGCGCAGGCCAAAGAGCGCACCCGCGCCACGCTGCTGGGCTACGGGCTGAGCGGCGACGCCTACCACGAGACGTCGCCCGAGCCGCGCGGGCGAGGCGTGCTGCAGGCCACGCGCGCTGCGCTGCGTGACGCGCGCGTGGACGTGGGCAGCGTGCGCTACGTGAACCTGCACGGCACCGGCACCGAGGCCAACGACCCGGCCGAGTGCATGGCCATGCGCGAGGTGTTCGGTGCGGAAGGCGTGGAGCGCGCGCTCTTCAGCTCGACCAAGGGGCACCTCGGTCACGCCCAGGGAGCGGCCGGGGTGCTGGAGCTGGTGGCCACGCTCGAGGCGCTGGAGCACGGACACTTCCCGGGCACGGCGGGACTCGATGCGCTGCGGCCTTCGGTCAACTTGCCGGTGCTGAGTGGCGCGCGTGTCGCGGTGGATCCGAGCGCTCCCTTCGTGTCGTGCAATTCGGCCTTTGCGGGGTCGAACGCGGCGCTGGTGGTGGCGCACGGATCGCCCTTGGGTGCTGGAGAGAGCGCCTCTCCAGCGCCCGCTCACCCCAGGCTGCCACCGCTCTTCGTGCACGGCGTGTTCGTGGACGTGGCGGAGCGGCATCTCACCGAGCTGCGCGCACCCGCGCGCGCCGACACGCGCGGCCACGACCGGGCCACGCAGCCTTGCTGCACGGCGTCTGGGCGCGCTCGCCCACACCGGGCTCGTGCTGCGCGGCGCCGCCCGCGAGCGCACCGGGCTGTTCGTGGGCATGCTGCGGCCGTCGCCCGAGAGCAGCGCCGCGTTCCGTGA